DNA sequence from the Streptomyces cinnabarinus genome:
GGCCCGGTTCACCTTCACCGACGAGCAGGAACTGTCGCTGCGCCGGATCCAGACCCCGGAACTGCGCTTCCTCGGCGAGCGCCCGGCCCGCGGCACCGTGGTGCTCTCCGGGGCGCGGATCGTCAACCTGATGGACCGCGCCGACGCCTGGCCGGGCCCCGGACGCCTGCACATGGGCGGCTTCTTCTACGAGAGCCTGGTGCCGCGCGGGCCGTTCCCGCTGACCGAGCGGTTGGACTGGGTGGCCGCGGCGACCGCCGAGTACAACCCGGAGCCGTACGAGCGGCTGGCCACGGTGCTGCGGGCGGGCGGCGAGGACGAGGACGCCCGTGAGGTGCTCCTCGCCAAACAGCGCCGCCGCCGGGAGAGCCTGCCGGTCGCCGCCAAGTTCTGGGGGTACGTGCAGGACTGGACGGTCGCCTACGGGTACCGGCCGGGCCGGGCCGCGGTGTGGATGGCGGTGCTGTGGGCGGCGGGCTCGGTGGCGTTCGCGCACGCCGGTCATCCGCCGATCAAGCGGGGCGAACATCCGGAGTGGAACCCGACCCTGTTCGCCCTGGATCTGCTCCTCCCGGTCATCGACCTGGGCCAGGTCGGCTTCTGGCAGCTGAAGGGCGGCTGGCAGTGGCTGGCGGCGGCGATGGTGCTGCTGGGCTGGACACTGGCGACGACGGTGGCGGCGGGGGCCACACGGCTGTTGCGGAGGGGTTGACGCGGGAGTCCCGTGGTGCGCGTTTTTACCCGTCCTTGACCCATGGCCGTACAACTTTCCGTGAGTTGCCCGGTGCCTCTGGCGCCGCCCCGACCTGCGGCTTTTCAATGGTCGACACCATGGCTCTGCTGCTGCCGTTCCTCCGCGGGCCGCGGATTCGCATGACGAGGACCGCGCCCCCTCCTCCCGGTCCCCACGCCGACGAGGTGCTGCTGGACGTGCCCGACGCGCGGCTGGGCCCGGCGCTGGTCGCCGCCGCGCGCGGCGAGCACGAACCGGCCGCCGCACTGCTCGCCGCGACCCGCGCGGCCGGTGAGTGGGAGCACCGGGACCGCTACACGACCCGGCTCGCCGCCTTCGCCCACGCCCGCCCGGAGTGGTTCGAGAGCTGGCGGGCCGCAGCCCCGCGCGACCCCGACCGCCTGGTGGTCGACGCCCAGCTGAGGGTGGACCGCGCCTGGCGGTCACCCGCCCGCGCGGAACTGCTGCGCGAGGTGAGCCCGCTGGTCACCGCCGCGGCCCACGGCGACGACCGGGACCCGGTGCCCTGGCGGATCGCCCTGGACCACGCGCGCGGCGCCCAGGCGGGCCCGAAGTACGTCGAGGAACTGTGGTCGGCGGCCATGCGCCGGGCCCCCCACCACTACGGCTGCCATGTCGCGGCCCTGCGCTATCTGGCGTCCTCCTTCCACGGCTCGCACCACGAGTGCCTGGACTTCGCCGACCGCGCCGCGCAGGACGCCCCGCCCGGCTCCCTGGTCCAGGCCCTGCCGGTGCGGGCGGCCTTCGCCTACCTCACCGACGGCTGCGGCCCCGAGGTGGCACCGGCCCCGCTGCACGCGGCGGCCGAGCGGGCGATGGCCCTGTCGGCGGCCCTCCCGGCGGCGGACCCCTGGCCGGCGGAGCAGCGCAACGTCCTCACCTACGTCCTCGTACGCCTGGGCCGGGTGGCGGACGCCCTGGAGCAGGTGCGGCTGACCGGCCCGTACGCCACGTCCTTCCCCTGGGACCGGTTCTCGGACGACCCCCTGGGCCACTGTCTGCGGGTGCGGGACGAGCTGCGGGGCGCGTCCGACCGTCCGGGGGGCGGGCACCACGGACGCGCACGCTCCGGCGACCATTAGGCTCTACCGTCGTGACCACCGTCCGGCTCCCGCTCTTCCCCCTGAACTCCGTGCTGTTCCCGGGGCTTGTGCTTCCTCTGAACGTGTTCGAGGAGCGCTATCGCGCCATGATGCGCGATCTGTTGAAAACCCCCGACGACGAACCGCGCCGCTTCGCCGTCGTGGCCATCCGCGACGGCCACGAGGTGGCGCCGAGCGCGCCCGGTATGCCCGATCCGACGGCGCTGCCGCAGCGTGGGCCCGCGGCGGGCTTCGGTGCCGAGCCCATCAAGTCCTTCCACTCCACGGGCTGTGTCGCGGACGCGGCGACGATCCGGGAGCGGGCGGACGGCACGTTCGAGGTGCTGGCGACGGGGACGACTCGGGTCCGGCTGCTGTCGGTGGACGCGACCGGCCCCTTCCTCATGGCGGAGCTGGAGGAGCTGGAGGAGGACCAGGGCGACGAGGCGGGCGCGCTGGCGGAAGGGGTGCTGCGGGCGTTCCGCCAGTACCAGAAGCGCCTGGCAGGAGCCCGCGAACGCTCCCTCTCGACGGGCGCGGACCTCCCCGACGAACCGTCGGTGGTCTCCTACCTGGTGGCAGCAGCGATGATGCTGGACACCCCGACAAAGCAACGCTTGCTCCAGGCCCCCGACACAGCCTCCCGGCTCCGGGACGAACTGAAACTCCTGCGCGCGGAGACCTCGATCATCCGTAACCTGCCGTCACTCCCGGCGGCGGACCTGACGCGCACGCCGACCAGTCTGAACTGAGGCAAGCGATGGCGAAGAAGCGACAGTCGGCAGGCACCCCGGCAACCGTGGCCCTGACATCGGCCGGGGTCCCCTTCACCACCCACGCCTACGAACACGACCCGTCCCACCCGTCCTACGGCGAGGAGGCGGCGCAGGCCATGAGCGTGTCCCCCGACCGCGTCTTCAAGACACTGGTGGCGGAGGTGGACGGCACCCTGACGGTGGCCGTGGTCCCGGTGGCGGGCCAGCTGGACCTGAAGGCGCTGGCCACGGCGGTGGGCGGCAAGCGAGCGTCCATGGCCGACCCGACCCAGGCCGAACGCACCACGGGCTACGTCCGCGGCGGCATCTCCCCCTTGGGCCAACGCAAGAAACTCCCCACGGTCCTGGACGCCTCGGCCACAACCCACGCCACGATCTGCGTCTCAGCAGGCCGCAGAGGCCTGGAGATCGAACTCTCCCCCACAGACTTGGCGACCCTCACGAACGCGACCCTGGCCCCCATCGGACGCGTTTAGCCCCTCGACGGCCCCTCCTCTCTCCGCTAGTGAGAGAGGACATGTCGAAGAAAACGCGAAAACGCAAATGGCGCGTGAAAAAGGGCCGAGCAAACCACGGCAGGCGCCCGGCTTAGCAGCCCGTCCGGCGTTTGGTCCCCCTCCGGGGGAGGGACGGGTCGGGGCGGCGGGGGCGAGACGAAACTACGCCCGCGGCGTGCCGTACCCGTCCCGAGGACCCCGGTCCTGCTCGAACGGATCCGGATCCCGGGGACCGAACAGCGCCGTCAGCCCCAGATGCACCACCAGCGCGGCAATGGACCACACCAGCAACGCCCCCTTCGCATCAAGCTCCAGCGGCGCCGAGAACGTCACCCCCTTGCCCACGTCCTTGGCATGCGCGATGACATCCTGCGCCGGGCCCAGCCAGACCCCCACCCGCCAGGCGAGCAAGGACCCGAGGAACCCCCCGACCGCCATACCGACCACCAGCGGCACACCCCCACGCCGCCGCACCAGAAACACGGCAAGCGCACTGACCGCCCCGAACCCCAGCGCCAGCAGCGCGAACGTCCCGTCGACGCCAGCCGCCTGCTCCCCCTCGGTGTCCTTGAAGTAGACGGCCCAGCCCCCGTCGACCACGTCCCCCACCAACGGCACCCGAGGAGCCAGCCACCACCACAGCACCCCGAGCAGCGCACCGGCCACAGCGACAGCCGCCGTCACCACGGCGGCCTCCCGCACCTCGACCTTCATCCCGGGCCCGTCCTGCCCGTAGGAGGGCGGCGGCACATACCCGTAGTGCCCCGGCTCACCCGAAGGCACATGCGGCTGCTGCCACGCGGCACTGGCGGACTGGTCACGCGGCGGCGGAGGCGGAGTCAATGGTGCGGTCACCCTGACATCGTGCCAGGCCGCCCTGTGCGCCGCGTCACCGGACGGCAGCCCGACGGTACGCCCAGGTCGCCGCGGCCAGCGAAACGACGCCCACCAGACCGCACACGGCGAGGTCACCGAGGACGAAGGCCCAGTCGGGCCGCTCCCCGAAGGTCCGCGCGAAGGCCTCCACGCCGTACGTCGACGGCAGCAGATCCCGCGCGAGCCGCACCACCTCGGGCATCCGCTCGGCCGGCAGCACCCCCAGCAGCAGCGCCGCGGACATGCCCAGCTGCCCGAGCACGGTCGCCAGCTCCGGCCGCGGCGCGAGCAGCCCCAGCGCCGCCCCGAGCCCCGCGAGCGCCGCCCCGGCCAGCGGGATCACCGCGATCAGCACCCACAGATGCGCCAGCGGCAGCCCGAACAGCACACACCCGAACACGGCGGTGACCACGGTCCCGGGCACGGTGAAGGAGGCGTACGCCCCCGCCGCCCCCAGCACCACCGCCGCGGGCGGCACCGGCAGGGTCGCGTAGTGGTCGAGCCCCCCGCTGGCCCGCAGCTGCCCGAAGTACTGGGCGAGCAGGTTCAGCGCGACGAAGGCCACCACGAGCACCGACGATCCGGCCACCACGGCCCGCGCCTCGTCCCCGCCGTCCACCACCCCCCGCATCAGGATCATGATCCCGATGGACTGGAAGGTCGCCACGAACAGCAGCGGGATACGCGCGACCCGCGCACGCGACAGCTGCGCCCGGTACACGGCGCACAGCGACGGCCAGAGCCGGGCCGCGGGCGCGAGCTCGGCCGCGCGCGTCACGGGCGACTCGTCCGCGGCCCGCGTGCCGGCCGGCAGAACCTCGGCGGGTACGACACTCACGTGGCGCTGCTCCTCTTCGCTGCGGCGGCAGTCCCGTTCCGTACGAATGCGACGCTCTTTGTACTCAACCCCGGCCCAGTGGTGCTCAAGCCTTCACCAACCCTTGCTGCGCGGCCCCGCCCAGTGCCAGGTACACGTCCTCCAGGCTGGGCGTGGCGAGGGTGAAGTCGTCGAGGGCGGAGAAGGCGGCCCCGCCGGTGACGGTGGCGACGACCGCGCGGGCCTCCTCGGGCGCGAGCCGCAGGGTCCAGCGGCGCCCGGACTCCACGACCCGGTCCTGGAGCGCGGCCACCTCGGGCACATGCAGCGGCGCCGCCTCCCGCCACACCAGGTCGACCCGGACCTCCCCGGCGACCTGCTCCTTGAGCCCGCCCGGGGTGTCACAGGCGATCACCTGTCCCCGGTCCAGCACGGCGACCCGGTCCAGCACGGTCTCGGCCTCGATGACGTTGTGGGTGACGAGCAGGACGGTGGTGCCGTGCTCGGCCCGCCGCCGGTCGACGGCGGACCAGACCGCGCGCCGCGCCACGGGGTCCATCCCGGTGGTCGGCTCGTCGAGCACCAGCAGCGGCCGCTCGCCCACGAGAGCGGCGGCGAAACAGGCGAGCCTGCGCTGGCCCCCGGACAGCTTCTTCAGGGGCCGCCCGGCGAGCTCGGTCAGCCCCAGCTCCGCCAGTACGGCGTCCCGCTCGGCGCGTGCCGTGTGCACGTCCAGTCCGCGCAGCCGCCCGGTGGTCTCGGCGGCGAGGGAGACGGTCAGCTCGTCGAGGGCGGTCGACTCCTGGCCGAGGTAGGCGAGGATCCGCGCGGCGCGCTCCGGGTGCCGCACGATGTCGTGCCCGAGGATCTCCACGCTGCCGCGGTCGGGCCGCATCAGCCCGGTGAGCTGCCGTACGAGGGTGGTCTTTCCTGCGCCGTTCGGGCCGAGCAGCCCGAAGATCTCACCGCGCCGGATGTCCAGCCGTACGTCGTCGGTGGCCCGCACCTCGGGGGTGGCGGGGGTGCCGCGCCGGGCCCGTACCGCCGGATAGGTCTTGGTCAGTCCGCGCACGGCGCACACGACATCCCCACTGGGCCGAAGTGCCGGTGCCGCGCGCTTACTCACAAGGGATGAGACTACGGGGTCGGCGGGCTCCGCTCGTCCTGGGGGCGGCGTATGTGCCGTTTCACTCCCCCGCCGACGCGTGCTCCGCGGCCGTCCGGACATCGATCTCCCGCCAGAATCCGGCCCGGATCGCGTACCGGTCGTGCTCATCGATCTGGTCGTCCTTGTGGGCGAGCAGCCCGAACCGGGCGGCGTAGCGCAGCAGCTCGCCGTCGATGCGGTGCGGGATCCGCGGGTACATCCCGGAGAGCTTCTGGAGATGGCTCTGGTCGCCGAGCCGCTCCATCCACCGGCGCGCGAACACCTGTCCGACCTCGTAGGGGTCTCCGCCGACGGTGGTGATGTCCTCCTC
Encoded proteins:
- a CDS encoding LON peptidase substrate-binding domain-containing protein, producing MTTVRLPLFPLNSVLFPGLVLPLNVFEERYRAMMRDLLKTPDDEPRRFAVVAIRDGHEVAPSAPGMPDPTALPQRGPAAGFGAEPIKSFHSTGCVADAATIRERADGTFEVLATGTTRVRLLSVDATGPFLMAELEELEEDQGDEAGALAEGVLRAFRQYQKRLAGARERSLSTGADLPDEPSVVSYLVAAAMMLDTPTKQRLLQAPDTASRLRDELKLLRAETSIIRNLPSLPAADLTRTPTSLN
- the ybaK gene encoding Cys-tRNA(Pro) deacylase, which codes for MAKKRQSAGTPATVALTSAGVPFTTHAYEHDPSHPSYGEEAAQAMSVSPDRVFKTLVAEVDGTLTVAVVPVAGQLDLKALATAVGGKRASMADPTQAERTTGYVRGGISPLGQRKKLPTVLDASATTHATICVSAGRRGLEIELSPTDLATLTNATLAPIGRV
- a CDS encoding DUF2567 domain-containing protein encodes the protein MTAPLTPPPPPRDQSASAAWQQPHVPSGEPGHYGYVPPPSYGQDGPGMKVEVREAAVVTAAVAVAGALLGVLWWWLAPRVPLVGDVVDGGWAVYFKDTEGEQAAGVDGTFALLALGFGAVSALAVFLVRRRGGVPLVVGMAVGGFLGSLLAWRVGVWLGPAQDVIAHAKDVGKGVTFSAPLELDAKGALLVWSIAALVVHLGLTALFGPRDPDPFEQDRGPRDGYGTPRA
- a CDS encoding ABC transporter permease, which gives rise to MSVVPAEVLPAGTRAADESPVTRAAELAPAARLWPSLCAVYRAQLSRARVARIPLLFVATFQSIGIMILMRGVVDGGDEARAVVAGSSVLVVAFVALNLLAQYFGQLRASGGLDHYATLPVPPAAVVLGAAGAYASFTVPGTVVTAVFGCVLFGLPLAHLWVLIAVIPLAGAALAGLGAALGLLAPRPELATVLGQLGMSAALLLGVLPAERMPEVVRLARDLLPSTYGVEAFARTFGERPDWAFVLGDLAVCGLVGVVSLAAATWAYRRAAVR
- a CDS encoding ABC transporter ATP-binding protein encodes the protein MCAVRGLTKTYPAVRARRGTPATPEVRATDDVRLDIRRGEIFGLLGPNGAGKTTLVRQLTGLMRPDRGSVEILGHDIVRHPERAARILAYLGQESTALDELTVSLAAETTGRLRGLDVHTARAERDAVLAELGLTELAGRPLKKLSGGQRRLACFAAALVGERPLLVLDEPTTGMDPVARRAVWSAVDRRRAEHGTTVLLVTHNVIEAETVLDRVAVLDRGQVIACDTPGGLKEQVAGEVRVDLVWREAAPLHVPEVAALQDRVVESGRRWTLRLAPEEARAVVATVTGGAAFSALDDFTLATPSLEDVYLALGGAAQQGLVKA